Proteins found in one Chionomys nivalis chromosome 15, mChiNiv1.1, whole genome shotgun sequence genomic segment:
- the LOC130887522 gene encoding cytochrome c oxidase subunit 5A, mitochondrial-like, translated as MLAAALRRCTAAAAARGFLHPVSAPSPAAAVQSIRCYSHGSHETDEEFDARWVTYFNKPDIDAWELRKGMNILVGYDLVPEPKITDAALRAWRRLNDFASAVRVLEVVKDKAGPHKKIYPYVIQELRPTLNELGISTPEELGLDKV; from the coding sequence ATGCTTGCTGCTGCCCTTCGTCGCTGTACTGCAGCAGCGGCCGCCCGAGGCTTTCTGCACCCTGTCTCGGCCCCCAGCCCCGCCGCCGCTGTCCAGTCCATTCGCTGCTATTCTCACGGATCACATGAGACAGATGAGGAGTTTGATGCTCGCTGGGTGACATACTTCAACAAGCCAGACATCGATGCCTGGGAATTGCGTAAAGGGATGAACATACTTGTTGGTTATGATTTGGTTCCTGAGCCCAAAATCACTGATGCTGCTTTGCGTGCATGGAGACGGTTAAATGATTTTGCTAGTGCTGTTCGCGTCTTGGAGGTTGTTAAGGACAAAGCAGGACCTCATAAGAAAATCTATCCCTATGTCATCCAGGAACTTAGACCAACTTTAAATGAACTGGGAATTTCCACTCCTGAGGAACTGGGCCTCGACAAAGTGTAA